The following coding sequences are from one Formosa haliotis window:
- the neuC gene encoding UDP-N-acetylglucosamine 2-epimerase: MKNILFLTGTRADFGKIKSLIQIVEQAKAFTPYVFVTGMHLQHTYGYTLLEIERCGFSNVHTFENHTDETTMDLTLAKTITGLSAYVKTCQPDLIVIHGDRVEALAGAIVGSLNNILVAHIEGGEVSGTIDELIRHATSKMSHIHFVANAEAKRRLIQMGELEIAIFEIGSPDVDIMFSKHLPDLETVKTYYEIPFNDYGIVMFHPVTTEFEDMERYANAFVDALLKDTHNYIVIFPNNDLGSKAILKAYERLHGDPRFRIFPSLRFEYFLTFLKHAQFIIGNSSAGVREAPYYGIPVINIGSRQNNRVSHSDIINVDYDTETIKASLKDIEIKPFKNNTPNFGTGQSAVLFLKTLEHNTLWQLNHQKQFRDL, encoded by the coding sequence ATGAAAAACATCCTGTTTCTAACAGGCACACGCGCCGATTTCGGAAAAATAAAATCCCTTATTCAAATTGTTGAACAGGCTAAAGCATTTACGCCATACGTATTTGTTACAGGCATGCATTTACAGCATACCTATGGATACACCTTGCTAGAAATTGAGCGTTGCGGATTTTCTAACGTCCATACCTTTGAGAATCATACAGACGAAACGACTATGGATTTAACCTTGGCTAAAACCATAACAGGTTTATCGGCATACGTTAAAACCTGTCAGCCAGATTTAATAGTTATTCATGGCGATAGGGTAGAAGCCTTAGCTGGGGCAATCGTGGGGAGTTTAAATAATATTTTGGTGGCTCATATTGAAGGAGGTGAAGTGTCGGGAACAATCGATGAGTTAATACGCCATGCTACAAGTAAAATGAGTCATATTCATTTTGTGGCAAATGCAGAAGCCAAACGCCGCTTGATACAAATGGGCGAACTAGAAATAGCAATTTTTGAAATCGGATCCCCGGATGTCGATATTATGTTTTCTAAACACTTACCGGATTTAGAAACGGTAAAAACTTATTATGAAATTCCTTTTAATGATTACGGTATTGTAATGTTTCATCCTGTAACCACAGAGTTTGAAGATATGGAACGCTATGCCAATGCCTTTGTCGATGCTTTATTAAAAGATACTCATAACTATATAGTGATTTTTCCTAATAATGATTTGGGTAGTAAGGCCATTTTAAAGGCTTATGAACGACTACATGGCGATCCAAGGTTTAGAATTTTCCCGTCTTTACGATTTGAGTATTTTCTAACCTTCTTAAAACATGCTCAATTTATTATAGGAAATAGTAGTGCAGGGGTTAGAGAAGCGCCTTATTATGGTATTCCGGTAATCAATATTGGTTCACGTCAAAATAATCGTGTGTCCCATTCCGATATTATTAATGTAGACTATGATACCGAAACGATTAAGGCATCCCTAAAAGATATTGAAATAAAACCTTTTAAAAATAATACGCCTAATTTTGGGACTGGACAAAGTGCTGTACTGTTTTTAAAAACTTTAGAGCATAATACATTATGGCAATTAAATCATCAAAAGCAATTTAGAGACCTGTGA
- a CDS encoding endonuclease domain-containing protein → MKKRKLMPYDPKLKAYARELRNNSTKAEIYLWLKLKGKQMHGYDFHRQKPIDRFIVDFFCYELMLGIEVDGYTHEFPETQRKDAIKERRLNQLGIQVLRFTDHEVKTQMESVLRAILDYIEDYENENRVGL, encoded by the coding sequence ATGAAAAAGCGAAAACTAATGCCTTACGACCCAAAGTTAAAAGCCTATGCTAGAGAATTGCGGAATAATTCTACCAAAGCAGAAATTTATTTATGGTTAAAACTTAAAGGTAAACAAATGCATGGCTACGATTTTCATAGGCAAAAGCCTATAGATCGGTTTATAGTCGACTTTTTTTGCTATGAATTGATGTTGGGGATAGAAGTAGATGGGTATACGCATGAATTTCCCGAGACACAACGGAAAGATGCTATTAAAGAACGACGCTTAAATCAATTGGGTATACAGGTGTTGCGCTTTACTGACCATGAAGTGAAAACACAAATGGAATCTGTTTTACGGGCTATTTTAGATTATATAGAGGATTATGAAAATGAAAATAGAGTTGGGTTGTAA
- a CDS encoding exostosin domain-containing protein, with translation MLNIYTEKTFLIPDHRRYVFPMLLDLHYKKSNTISESYCITDCIKEADIIILPLEYNYIRSLEPGIKTRYLNLAREHNIPLWIYIGGDFGYSFKEKEIYNFRLGGFHSKMNANTFIMPSFIVDPYEYTLKTQFYPIEKKIKPTLGFVGHAQLSVLKAIKEFLVYLKVNILNHFLKKQHLDYQSFYPSSIKRATILKKLNKSLFVNPNFIFRDKYRGGARTKSDTIKSTFEFFENIEESGYTFCLRGVGNFSVRLYETLAMGRIPVFIDTDCRLPLDWKINWSKHMVYVNSSKASEIEQSIVDFHNKLSPSDFKDLQSKNRVLWQTYMNRNAFFKEIHDVFKS, from the coding sequence ATGCTTAATATATATACAGAAAAAACATTTTTAATTCCTGATCATCGGCGGTATGTGTTTCCCATGCTATTAGATTTGCATTATAAAAAAAGTAATACAATAAGTGAATCTTATTGTATTACAGATTGTATTAAAGAGGCAGATATTATTATACTCCCTTTAGAGTATAACTACATCCGAAGTTTAGAGCCAGGGATTAAGACTAGGTATTTAAATCTTGCTAGAGAACATAATATTCCATTATGGATTTACATTGGTGGAGATTTTGGATATTCATTTAAAGAAAAAGAAATTTATAATTTTAGACTAGGTGGTTTTCATTCTAAAATGAACGCCAATACATTTATAATGCCTTCTTTTATAGTAGATCCTTATGAGTATACATTGAAAACCCAGTTTTATCCGATTGAAAAAAAAATTAAGCCTACGTTAGGTTTTGTTGGACATGCACAGCTAAGTGTCCTAAAAGCTATAAAAGAGTTTTTGGTTTACTTAAAAGTAAATATTTTGAATCATTTTCTGAAAAAACAACATTTAGATTATCAATCATTCTATCCCTCTAGTATTAAGAGAGCAACCATTTTAAAAAAACTTAATAAGAGTCTGTTTGTTAATCCTAATTTTATATTTAGAGATAAATATCGAGGTGGTGCAAGAACAAAGTCAGATACAATTAAAAGCACATTTGAATTCTTTGAAAATATAGAAGAATCGGGTTACACCTTTTGTTTACGTGGTGTAGGGAATTTTTCTGTTCGCTTATATGAAACACTGGCTATGGGGAGAATCCCAGTGTTTATAGATACTGATTGTCGTTTGCCGTTAGATTGGAAAATAAATTGGTCTAAGCACATGGTATATGTTAATAGTTCTAAGGCTTCTGAGATCGAACAAAGTATTGTGGATTTTCATAACAAATTAAGTCCTTCAGATTTTAAAGACTTACAATCTAAAAATAGAGTTTTATGGCAAACTTATATGAATAGAAATGCCTTTTTTAAGGAAATACACGATGTGTTTAAATCATAA
- a CDS encoding UDP-glycosyltransferase: MRQSKKILFIIPDGVSLRNFVFTSFYKQAQAMDMDIVFLNLTPLPLSELGLREVVPKGVKQHPLTDSFKNAKKRVELNQFIRRDEDTVYHKYWFPLKYSGIKSFIKHSLTKVLIGFCNSEHGILSLRKRIRQLESKTKYYEECIAIIKQVAPDVVYSASQRSILSIAPIEAAKALRVATVGFVFSWDNLPKSMLDVETDYYHVWSEHMKTELLKYYPFVKAKQIEVTGTPQFEPHYNKDILVSKAAFYKQYHLDSDTTYFCFSGDDVTTSPQDPMYLRDVAKAIKNLNSQGHQLGIIFRRCPVDFSGRFDAVLEKFKNIIIPIAPLWDAIGKGWNTKLPTQEDSVLLANLAEHTVGVINLGSSMVFDYVAHNKACAYMYYHYDEQNNIKPGVHVYDYVHFRSMPTKQAVTWLNHPNEIQEDLLAMLNHEAIEIKHAEDWFAKINEQPSNKASQRILGEINKLKKV, encoded by the coding sequence GTGAGGCAGTCAAAAAAAATACTCTTTATCATTCCTGATGGTGTAAGTTTAAGGAACTTTGTTTTTACATCGTTTTATAAACAGGCACAAGCTATGGATATGGACATCGTATTTCTTAATCTAACGCCTTTACCCTTATCGGAACTCGGGTTGCGCGAGGTGGTTCCCAAAGGGGTTAAACAGCATCCATTAACCGATAGTTTTAAGAACGCCAAGAAGCGCGTAGAATTAAACCAATTTATACGTAGGGATGAGGATACGGTATATCATAAATATTGGTTTCCTTTAAAATATTCAGGGATTAAAAGCTTTATAAAACATAGTTTAACCAAAGTATTAATTGGATTCTGTAACTCAGAGCACGGTATTTTAAGCCTTCGCAAACGTATACGTCAGTTAGAATCTAAAACAAAGTATTATGAGGAATGTATTGCAATTATAAAACAAGTAGCTCCAGATGTGGTGTATAGCGCAAGTCAACGTTCTATATTATCTATAGCGCCCATAGAAGCTGCCAAAGCGTTAAGGGTCGCTACGGTTGGCTTTGTCTTTTCTTGGGATAATTTACCCAAGTCCATGCTAGATGTGGAAACGGATTATTACCATGTATGGAGCGAACATATGAAAACCGAGTTGCTAAAATATTACCCATTTGTAAAAGCCAAACAGATTGAGGTTACTGGGACCCCACAATTTGAACCGCATTATAATAAGGACATTCTAGTGTCTAAAGCGGCATTTTATAAGCAGTATCATTTAGATAGCGACACGACTTATTTTTGTTTTAGTGGAGACGATGTAACAACGTCCCCTCAAGATCCTATGTATTTAAGAGATGTTGCCAAGGCTATTAAGAATTTAAATAGTCAAGGCCATCAATTGGGAATCATATTTAGACGCTGTCCAGTCGATTTTTCAGGTCGTTTTGATGCGGTGTTAGAGAAATTTAAAAATATTATTATCCCCATTGCACCCTTATGGGACGCTATTGGAAAGGGGTGGAATACCAAATTACCAACACAGGAGGATTCAGTATTATTAGCTAATCTAGCCGAACATACCGTTGGGGTTATCAATTTAGGGTCTTCTATGGTGTTTGATTATGTAGCACATAATAAGGCTTGTGCTTATATGTATTATCATTACGATGAGCAAAACAACATTAAACCTGGTGTACACGTGTATGATTATGTGCATTTTAGATCGATGCCCACTAAGCAGGCCGTAACTTGGTTAAATCATCCAAATGAAATACAAGAAGATTTGTTAGCCATGTTAAATCATGAAGCTATTGAGATTAAACATGCAGAAGATTGGTTTGCAAAGATTAATGAGCAGCCTAGTAACAAGGCATCCCAACGGATTTTAGGAGAAATTAATAAACTAAAAAAGGTCTAA
- a CDS encoding glycosyltransferase family 4 protein, producing the protein MTVGFVTPEYPHALVNHAAGIGTSTQILAQALVKKGLKVIVFVYGQKLSKELDDFGVSIHLIKNQSYPMLGWFLHRKYINSYINDIVEKESIDILEAPDWTGITAFMRFKVPLVIRLHGSDAYFCKLEGRQQRLKNKWFERLGLRSAKAYIAPSSFAGMQTQRLFNLDRNKISTIHNGLDLITFKNSSPLDFQHKTIVYVGTIIRKKGS; encoded by the coding sequence ATGACTGTTGGATTTGTTACACCCGAATATCCCCATGCCTTGGTGAATCATGCAGCTGGTATAGGGACTAGTACTCAGATTCTAGCGCAAGCATTGGTAAAGAAAGGATTAAAGGTTATCGTATTTGTATATGGTCAAAAGTTATCTAAAGAACTGGACGATTTCGGGGTATCTATTCATTTAATAAAAAATCAATCTTATCCCATGTTGGGGTGGTTTTTGCATAGAAAGTATATTAATTCCTATATAAACGATATAGTTGAGAAAGAAAGCATAGATATATTAGAAGCACCAGATTGGACTGGTATTACGGCTTTTATGAGGTTTAAAGTGCCTCTTGTTATTCGGTTACATGGTAGTGATGCCTATTTTTGTAAGCTAGAAGGTAGACAACAACGATTAAAAAATAAGTGGTTTGAACGTTTAGGGCTAAGGAGCGCTAAAGCATATATTGCACCATCATCGTTTGCAGGTATGCAAACTCAAAGGCTTTTTAATTTAGATAGAAATAAAATCAGTACCATACATAATGGTCTAGACTTAATTACATTTAAAAATAGTTCGCCTTTAGACTTTCAGCATAAAACGATAGTGTACGTAGGGACTATTATTAGAAAAAAGGGGTCTTAG
- a CDS encoding endonuclease domain-containing protein yields the protein MKKRKLIPYDPKLKAYARDLRNNSTKAEIYLWLKLKGKQMHGYDFHRQKPIDRFIVDFFCYELMLGIEVDGYTHEFPETQRKVAIKERRLNQLGIQVLRFTDHEVKTQMESVVRAIVDYIEVYENENI from the coding sequence ATGAAAAAGCGAAAACTAATACCTTACGACCCAAAGTTAAAAGCCTATGCTAGAGATTTGCGGAATAACTCCACTAAAGCAGAAATTTATTTATGGTTAAAACTTAAAGGCAAACAAATGCATGGCTACGATTTTCATAGGCAAAAGCCTATTGATCGCTTTATAGTCGACTTTTTTTGTTATGAATTAATGTTGGGTATAGAAGTAGATGGGTATACGCATGAATTTCCCGAAACACAACGGAAAGTTGCTATTAAAGAACGACGCTTAAATCAATTGGGTATACAGGTGTTGCGCTTTACTGACCATGAAGTGAAAACACAAATGGAATCTGTTGTACGGGCTATTGTAGATTATATAGAGGTTTATGAAAATGAAAATATCTAG
- a CDS encoding glycosyltransferase family 4 protein — MFNTVLEEEPNSKLILIGSDAPDIITQKASTYSMFFNLLTEQAKKGVTYLGKIPYEKVQVHIKQAHVCVFPSFAETFGMVTVEAMALQKPVVNTSIGWGQELIDDGVNGYLVHPKEISLYSYRILKLFNNPELCITLGKQARLKVERDFDIEKQVLKNIEFYRTIIDAN; from the coding sequence ATTTTTAATACGGTTTTAGAAGAAGAACCAAATTCAAAATTAATATTAATAGGGAGTGATGCGCCGGATATTATAACACAAAAGGCTTCCACATATAGTATGTTTTTTAATTTATTGACTGAACAAGCCAAAAAGGGTGTAACCTATTTGGGGAAGATCCCTTACGAAAAGGTGCAGGTTCATATAAAACAAGCACATGTATGTGTGTTCCCGTCGTTTGCAGAGACTTTCGGGATGGTTACTGTCGAGGCTATGGCATTACAAAAACCAGTTGTAAACACATCCATAGGTTGGGGCCAGGAATTAATAGATGATGGTGTTAATGGTTATTTGGTTCATCCAAAAGAGATTAGTTTATATTCATATCGCATTTTAAAACTGTTTAATAATCCTGAATTATGTATTACATTAGGAAAACAAGCGCGTTTAAAGGTAGAGCGTGACTTTGATATTGAGAAACAAGTTTTAAAAAATATTGAGTTTTATAGAACAATAATTGATGCTAACTAA